A genomic region of Eucalyptus grandis isolate ANBG69807.140 chromosome 5, ASM1654582v1, whole genome shotgun sequence contains the following coding sequences:
- the LOC104443693 gene encoding 23.6 kDa heat shock protein, mitochondrial isoform X2, protein MASPLALRRALASAISSNKLSIPVRSATVALTRSFNTETQMTRVDDGSKAVDVDQTPDCSVSRRRDRSLAPFSDAFDPFFPTRSLSQVLNLMDQLMEDPFQASSGFGGGSRRAWDVKEDDKALRLRIDMPGLSKEDVKLAVEQNTLIIRGEGGEPEGGGDEEGARRYSSRIDLPLDLYKLEEIKAEMKNGVLKVVVPKLQEAERKDAMEVPVE, encoded by the exons ATGGCGTCACCGCTCGCTCTCAGGAGAGCTCTTGCCTCCGCCATCTCGAGTAACAAGCTCTCGATCCCAGTCCGGTCGGCTACGGTGGCTCTGACACGCTCCTTCAACACCGAGACTCAGATGACCAGAGTCGATGACGGAAGCAAGGCCGTCGACGTCGACCAGACTCCCGACTGCTCTGTGTCTCGCCGCCGTGATCGCTCTCTTGCTCCTTTCTCTG ATGCGTTTGACCCCTTCTTTCCCACGAGGAGCTTGAGCCAAGTCCTGAACCTCATGGACCAGCTAATGGAGGACCCGTTCCAGGCATCCAGCGGCTTCGGTGGCGGGTCGAGGAGGGCATGGGACGTGAAGGAGGACGACAAGGCCCTTCGGCTCCGGATCGACATGCCCGGGCTGAGCAAGGAGGACGTGAAGTTGGCGGTGGAGCAGAACACCCTGATCATCAGGGGAGAAGGTGGGGAGCCAGAGGGGGGCGGTGACGAGGAGGGTGCGCGGAGGTACTCTAGCAGGATCGACCTGCCCCTGGACCTGTACAAGCTGGAGGAGATAAAGGCGGAGATGAAGAACGGAGTGCTGAAGGTAGTGGTGCCGAAATTGCAGGAAGCAGAGAGGAAGGATGCGATGGAGGTTCCGGTGGAGTAA
- the LOC104443693 gene encoding 23.6 kDa heat shock protein, mitochondrial isoform X1: MASPLALRRALASAISSNKLSIPVRSATVALTRSFNTETQMTRVDDGSKAVDVDQTPDCSVSRRRDRSLAPFSDSDAFDPFFPTRSLSQVLNLMDQLMEDPFQASSGFGGGSRRAWDVKEDDKALRLRIDMPGLSKEDVKLAVEQNTLIIRGEGGEPEGGGDEEGARRYSSRIDLPLDLYKLEEIKAEMKNGVLKVVVPKLQEAERKDAMEVPVE, encoded by the exons ATGGCGTCACCGCTCGCTCTCAGGAGAGCTCTTGCCTCCGCCATCTCGAGTAACAAGCTCTCGATCCCAGTCCGGTCGGCTACGGTGGCTCTGACACGCTCCTTCAACACCGAGACTCAGATGACCAGAGTCGATGACGGAAGCAAGGCCGTCGACGTCGACCAGACTCCCGACTGCTCTGTGTCTCGCCGCCGTGATCGCTCTCTTGCTCCTTTCTCTG ATTCAGATGCGTTTGACCCCTTCTTTCCCACGAGGAGCTTGAGCCAAGTCCTGAACCTCATGGACCAGCTAATGGAGGACCCGTTCCAGGCATCCAGCGGCTTCGGTGGCGGGTCGAGGAGGGCATGGGACGTGAAGGAGGACGACAAGGCCCTTCGGCTCCGGATCGACATGCCCGGGCTGAGCAAGGAGGACGTGAAGTTGGCGGTGGAGCAGAACACCCTGATCATCAGGGGAGAAGGTGGGGAGCCAGAGGGGGGCGGTGACGAGGAGGGTGCGCGGAGGTACTCTAGCAGGATCGACCTGCCCCTGGACCTGTACAAGCTGGAGGAGATAAAGGCGGAGATGAAGAACGGAGTGCTGAAGGTAGTGGTGCCGAAATTGCAGGAAGCAGAGAGGAAGGATGCGATGGAGGTTCCGGTGGAGTAA
- the LOC104443694 gene encoding uncharacterized protein LOC104443694 encodes MGLIRSCFSFLTGTAFGVYLAQNYNVPNIKKLTETGLVIAKHIEENYRKPKKRDDDDD; translated from the coding sequence atggGATTGATCAGGAGCTGCTTCTCGTTCCTAACGGGGACGGCCTTCGGCGTCTACTTGGCGCAGAACTACAACGTGCCCAACATCAAGAAGCTCACCGAGACCGGCCTCGTGATCGCGAAGCACATCGAAGAGAACTACCGGAAGCCCAAGAAgagagacgacgacgacgattaG